Genomic window (Streptomyces thermolilacinus SPC6):
GTCGGCGGGCTGAGAGACGCGGGGGCGGATGAGGAGCGCTCAGGGCGGCGCGTGTGGCCGCACGGTGGCGCGGCAGGATTCAGCGTCAGCCCACTTGCGCACATGGCGCGTCATGTGTCAGTCTGCATCGCATGACGCAGATGACACCGGCCCAGCTGAGGGCCGACGCAGAGGAAGCGCTCACGCCGCTGGGCCGTCGCCGGATCAGGCTCCTCGCTCAGCTGGAGGAGATCGATGCCGAGCTGCGCCCGCTCATCCAGCGGGCCCGCGCGGTGGAGGTTCCGATCCGGCGCATCGCGGAGCTGACGGCGGTGTCCCCGAACACCGTCCGGGCGTGGACCAAGGACGCCGAGTAGGCGCCCGGATGATCTAGGTCCCTCGCGCGCGCACGCGTAGGGCCCCCTCCCCGGAAACCGGGGAAACCAGGAAACCCGCAGGTCAGCCCGTGTTTCCGCGTGGAAGCGGGCGGGCCGGGTTTCCGGAGTGACGAAACATCACAAAACAGGCGGGCCGGAACCCCGCGCGAACGGAAGTCCCGGCCCTAGATCCACGATCACCCCTGGGAGGAATCTCGTGGACCTCGAAGCAGCATGGAGCAAGATCAGCAAGAGCACCAAAACGGCGGGGCGAGTGTCGGCCGAGATGATCAACCGGGCGGCGCCGGTGGCCGCTCCGATGGCGGCCTGGTGGGACGCGGAGGCGGACCGGCGGCGGCAGCTTCGGACCCCGGAGCACCTGCGGGCGCTGATGGACGCTCAGCGGGCCCACAACGCGGCGCGGGCGGCGTCGCGTACGGCGCGGTCGCAGCGGGCGGCGGCCCGCCGGGAGACCCGGAACCCGCTGGCGACGGCGCGTCGTGCGGCGGCGGCGGCTGACCGCGCGGCCCGCCAGCAGCAGACCCGGGCGCTGGCGGACCTGCGGGCGGCCCGCCGGGAGTACCCGGCGACGCTCGCCAGCCTGGCGGCCCGTGCGCACGCCGCGCACGCCGTCCCGGCCGCCGTGGCGTCCTACGCCCTGTCCACCCCGGCCGACTGGGCGGTGTGGCCGGTGAGCACGTCGGCGGCCCTGGTCGCGGCGCACGTCGGCGGTCTGTGGCTCGGGCGCCGGGCCGTGGTCGCCCCGGCCGCGCCGGAAGGCCTGTCGGCAGAGGAACAGCGGCTGATGGAGCGGCTGGACCCGTCCTGGTGGGTGCAGCACGCCCCCGACCGTGGCCTGTCGGGCACGGTGACCACTCCCCCGGCGCTCACCCCGGCCGGGATCGTCACGAACATCCGGCTCGACGGCACCTGGACGGTGGAGAAGCTGCGCGGCGCCGAGGCGTCCGTGCGGGCGTTGCTGGGGGCACGGACGGCGCTCCCGGCCGTCATCAAGGCGGGCGAGCGCGGCGGGTGGGCGGTGCTCGTCCTGCGGACCCGCAGCGCCGCCGACGGCGCCGACCTCAAGTGGGCGCCGGGCGCCGCGTTCGGCGTGGACACGGTGACGGGCGACGAGGTCCGTATCCCGCTGGGGCAGCGCCTGCTGATCGCGGGTCGGTCCGGTGCGGGTAAGAGCTGGTCGGCGCGACCGCTGCTGTTCGATGCGTCGGAGGGTGAGGCGCACCGCCTGGTCGTCATCGACCTGAAGCGGGTGGAAGCGCGGAACTGGGAGCACCGGGCCCGTACGGCGACGACGCCGGATGCGGCCGAGGAGGTCGTGGCCGAGCTGGTCGAGGAGATGCTGGAGCGCCTGGACCTCGTGCCCAGGGGCGAGGACACCATCACGCCGACGACTGACACGCCCCGCATCACGGTGTTCGTGGACGAGGGGGCGGAGGTGGTGACCACCGCCAAGGACGCGCT
Coding sequences:
- a CDS encoding helix-turn-helix transcriptional regulator — protein: MDLEAAWSKISKSTKTAGRVSAEMINRAAPVAAPMAAWWDAEADRRRQLRTPEHLRALMDAQRAHNAARAASRTARSQRAAARRETRNPLATARRAAAAADRAARQQQTRALADLRAARREYPATLASLAARAHAAHAVPAAVASYALSTPADWAVWPVSTSAALVAAHVGGLWLGRRAVVAPAAPEGLSAEEQRLMERLDPSWWVQHAPDRGLSGTVTTPPALTPAGIVTNIRLDGTWTVEKLRGAEASVRALLGARTALPAVIKAGERGGWAVLVLRTRSAADGADLKWAPGAAFGVDTVTGDEVRIPLGQRLLIAGRSGAGKSWSARPLLFDASEGEAHRLVVIDLKRVEARNWEHRARTATTPDAAEEVVAELVEEMLERLDLVPRGEDTITPTTDTPRITVFVDEGAEVVTTAKDALPGLESIARMGRAACIDLWWATQKPTMSGSSPGIPAQIAPQLSTVVSLAVSTPTEARTVLGEDAQAKGWRAEDLPAPGYALVRSGPGSKPNPVRTRALSPKEVVALPATPIWRRNAAAAGVSADAAPERPVLRLVKDVPQQKGAEAEGLTEAETAVLGAIRAAGGPVRQAAVVEASGVSKGAVSKAVRKLTGAGLVARTEDGALVASAGEVSA